A single region of the Pseudomonas sp. VD-NE ins genome encodes:
- a CDS encoding glycine zipper 2TM domain-containing protein, translating into MNKSLLVGAVLGAVGVTAGGAVATYSLVKSGPEYAQVLAVEPVKTQIKTPREVCKDVTVTRQAPVKDQHQIAGTVVGALAGGLLGNQIGGGTGKKIATVAGAVGGGYAGNKVQEGMQERDTYTTTQTRCNTVNDISDKVVGYDVRYSLDGKEGKVRMDRDPGNQIPVDKEGKLILSQNEPGQ; encoded by the coding sequence GTGAACAAGTCGTTGCTGGTTGGTGCGGTATTGGGTGCTGTCGGTGTGACTGCCGGGGGCGCTGTTGCCACCTACAGCCTGGTTAAAAGCGGCCCTGAGTATGCGCAAGTGTTGGCCGTCGAACCGGTTAAAACACAGATCAAGACTCCACGTGAAGTGTGCAAGGACGTGACAGTGACGCGTCAGGCACCGGTAAAGGATCAGCATCAAATTGCCGGTACGGTGGTCGGTGCACTGGCAGGTGGTTTGCTGGGTAATCAGATTGGCGGCGGCACCGGCAAGAAAATTGCCACGGTAGCCGGTGCGGTCGGTGGCGGTTATGCGGGTAACAAGGTGCAGGAAGGCATGCAGGAGCGTGACACCTACACCACCACGCAAACCCGCTGCAACACGGTCAATGACATCAGTGACAAGGTCGTCGGTTACGACGTGCGTTACTCGCTCGATGGCAAGGAAGGCAAAGTGCGGATGGATCGCGATCCGGGCAACCAGATTCCGGTCGACAAGGAAGGCAAGCTGATTCTGTCGCAGAATGAGCCGGGTCAGTAA
- the secF gene encoding protein translocase subunit SecF → MLRTINFMGVRNFAFGVTVFLTLLAIFSVVHKGMNWGLDFTGGTLIELTYERPADVTKVREELVTSGYHEAIVQSFGATTDLLVRMPGEDPQLGHQVAEALQKLGGDNPATVKRVEFVGPQVGEELRDQGGLGMLLALGGILIYLAFRFQWKFAVGAIVSLIHDVIVTIGILSFFQITFDLTVLAAVLAIIGYSLNDTIVVFDRVRENFRVLRKASLIENINISTTQTLLRTMATSISTLLAIAALLFFGGDNLFGFSIALFIGVLAGTYSSIYIANVVLIWLNLSTEDLIPPANTEKEVDDRP, encoded by the coding sequence ATGTTACGTACAATCAACTTCATGGGCGTTCGCAACTTCGCGTTCGGCGTCACAGTGTTTCTCACGTTGCTGGCTATATTCAGCGTTGTCCACAAGGGCATGAACTGGGGCCTGGACTTCACCGGCGGTACGCTCATCGAGCTGACCTACGAGCGTCCGGCTGACGTCACCAAGGTGCGTGAAGAGCTGGTAACTTCCGGTTACCACGAAGCCATCGTGCAGAGTTTCGGTGCCACCACCGATCTGCTGGTGCGCATGCCGGGTGAAGACCCGCAGCTGGGTCATCAGGTCGCGGAAGCGTTGCAGAAGCTCGGCGGCGACAACCCGGCGACGGTCAAACGTGTCGAATTCGTTGGCCCGCAGGTCGGTGAAGAGCTGCGTGACCAGGGCGGCCTCGGCATGCTGCTGGCGCTCGGCGGTATCCTGATCTACCTGGCATTCCGCTTTCAGTGGAAGTTCGCGGTTGGCGCCATCGTTTCGCTGATTCACGACGTGATCGTGACCATCGGTATCCTGTCGTTCTTCCAGATCACCTTCGACCTGACGGTGCTGGCGGCGGTACTGGCGATCATCGGTTACTCGCTGAACGACACCATCGTGGTATTCGACCGGGTTCGTGAGAACTTCCGTGTCCTGCGCAAGGCTTCGCTGATCGAGAACATCAACATCTCGACCACCCAGACCCTGCTGCGGACCATGGCGACGTCGATCTCCACTTTGCTCGCGATCGCGGCACTGCTGTTCTTCGGTGGCGACAACCTGTTCGGCTTCTCGATTGCCCTGTTCATCGGTGTTCTGGCGGGTACTTACTCGTCGATCTACATCGCTAACGTGGTGCTGATCTGGCTGAACCTGAGCACTGAGGATCTGATTCCTCCGGCAAACACCGAGAAGGAAGTCGACGACCGTCCATAA